Within the Polymorphobacter megasporae genome, the region CCTTCGCGGCAACCAGATCACCTTCGACGACAGCAAGGTCGGAGCGCAGCCGACGCGCGAGATGTGCGTCCAGCAAAACGAGACCGACTTCGATTTCGTCTCGCGGCTCCTCGAGGACGAGGGCGTCTTTTACTATTTCCGCTACGACGCGGGCGCGGGGCCGTACAAGCATCGCATGTTCATGGCCGATAGCGTCGCGGGCTACGACGACGGCGAGCCGTTCGAGATCTCGTTCCGGCGCGACCATCTGCTGCGCGGCGTCCAGGGCGTCACGCTCGGTCACGGGGCCTCGCCCGGCGCTGCGGTCGTCCACGAATACGACTACAAGAAGCCCGGCTCGCTGACCCCGATCCAGGTGCCGACGCGCCTCGGCTCGGCCAACCAGGCGAGCGCGGTCTATGACTGGCAGTCGGGCCATTCCGATCCCGAAGCCGGACGCCGTCGCGCCAAACTCGCCATCGAGGAAGCCGAAAGCGGCGCGATGACGATGAGCGGCAACGGGTCGTATCTCGCCTTCGAGCCCGGCAAGCGTTTCCAGATCGACGACACACGGCTCAATCCGCGCGAGCGGCGCATCGTCATCCGGTCGGTCAGCCACGCGATCTTCGACCCGTCGGGGCTGAGCGAGGGCGAGCCGCATTACGACCAGTCGTTTGCCGCACAGCCGAGCGCCGATGTCTTCCGCCCGAAGCGCACCACCGCCAAGGCGGTCGCCAGCGGCCCGCAAAGCGCGATTGTCGTCGACCAAACCGATCCTGAGGGGTTCGGTCGGGTCAAGATCCAATATCATTGGGACCGCGCCGCGGCGTCGACCTGCTGGGTCCGCGTCCTCCAGCAATGGGCAGGCAACAAGATCGGCTCGCAGTTTGTCCCGCGCCCGGGGATGGAGGTCATGATCGACTTCCTCGAGGGCGATCCCGACCGGCCGGTTCTCGTCGGCTGCCTGTTCAACGGCAAGAACGCGCATCCCTATCCGGTGCCGGCGAACCTGACACAGGCGGGCTGGCGGACGTCGGGGCCGGGCGGCCTCGC harbors:
- a CDS encoding type VI secretion system Vgr family protein, which gives rise to MARDTNKFIRLIEAPGVVTDHYLFKVDGSEALSEPFHYRLQIRSQGEVADAATWVNASITFAVGISDNIDRKINGRCVRFEHLYQKGGYTEFAIELAASFEALKQQRHRRLWTGKTAKFIVADVLRGNQITFDDSKVGAQPTREMCVQQNETDFDFVSRLLEDEGVFYYFRYDAGAGPYKHRMFMADSVAGYDDGEPFEISFRRDHLLRGVQGVTLGHGASPGAAVVHEYDYKKPGSLTPIQVPTRLGSANQASAVYDWQSGHSDPEAGRRRAKLAIEEAESGAMTMSGNGSYLAFEPGKRFQIDDTRLNPRERRIVIRSVSHAIFDPSGLSEGEPHYDQSFAAQPSADVFRPKRTTAKAVASGPQSAIVVDQTDPEGFGRVKIQYHWDRAAASTCWVRVLQQWAGNKIGSQFVPRPGMEVMIDFLEGDPDRPVLVGCLFNGKNAHPYPVPANLTQAGWRTSGPGGLAHELLFEDKGGGEEIFMQSGRDYRRIVKRDETATITRSQKVDAQDITLTATTSIKLEVAGNTIVIDASGVTINGKMINLN